One stretch of Thermococcus sp. 21S9 DNA includes these proteins:
- a CDS encoding ATP-binding protein: MKIRKFVDRERELKTLNELYEKTGFTLVLVTGRRRIGKSRLVREFLKDKEAIAVQFEKRVWEYNLAKLNRAIGEHFNIPVPNFATFTDAFRFIASQADGRLIVFLDEFSYLLRYSEVEAEFQSIVDEVLPESDVMLILSASSVGLLKRSFFDYSSPLYGRSDATLNLQPLRFRHLFEWFSDLAPEDAVELYAVTSGVPRYLELFSGRNVEEEITRNFFDPNAFLFREAKELLEEEFREPETYYTILEAVARGKTRVNEIAGYSFIEPKNTARYLRILEDLGILKRELPVGRKAKRGIYRFKDLYFAFWFRFVAPYFEEIESGFPDGALEDFKRDFNRYLGFAFEDIAKQFLIELNRIGQLPFKFTKIGRWWHRGEEIDLVALNERERKALFVEVKWKDLSEREARGILKDLERKAKVAGFESWEELYGLIARDVEGKEELREEDYLVWDLEDFL; the protein is encoded by the coding sequence ATGAAGATTCGAAAATTTGTAGACAGGGAGCGGGAACTCAAAACGCTCAACGAACTTTACGAGAAAACGGGCTTCACGCTCGTTCTCGTCACGGGGAGGAGAAGAATCGGGAAAAGTCGCCTCGTTCGCGAGTTCCTGAAGGACAAGGAGGCTATAGCGGTTCAGTTTGAGAAGAGGGTGTGGGAGTACAACCTCGCAAAGCTCAATCGGGCCATCGGGGAGCACTTTAACATCCCAGTCCCAAACTTCGCAACGTTCACAGACGCATTCCGCTTCATCGCGTCCCAAGCTGATGGCAGACTCATAGTATTCCTCGACGAGTTCTCCTACTTACTCCGCTACTCAGAGGTTGAGGCGGAGTTTCAGAGCATCGTTGATGAAGTTCTTCCTGAAAGCGACGTCATGCTAATCCTCTCGGCTTCCTCAGTCGGACTGCTGAAGAGAAGCTTCTTCGACTACTCAAGTCCGCTCTACGGCAGGAGCGACGCGACGCTCAACCTTCAGCCCCTTCGTTTCAGGCACCTCTTCGAATGGTTTTCGGACCTGGCTCCAGAGGACGCGGTAGAGCTTTACGCGGTGACCTCTGGTGTTCCGAGGTACCTTGAGCTCTTCAGCGGAAGGAACGTCGAGGAAGAGATAACGCGGAACTTCTTTGACCCGAACGCCTTCCTATTCCGCGAGGCGAAGGAACTGCTTGAGGAGGAATTTCGAGAACCGGAGACGTACTACACGATACTCGAGGCCGTTGCGAGAGGGAAGACGCGCGTCAATGAAATCGCCGGGTATTCGTTCATCGAGCCTAAGAACACGGCGCGCTACCTGCGGATTCTCGAAGACCTCGGGATTCTAAAGAGGGAACTGCCCGTCGGGAGGAAGGCGAAGAGGGGGATTTACCGTTTTAAAGACCTCTACTTCGCCTTCTGGTTCAGGTTTGTCGCACCGTACTTCGAGGAAATCGAGAGCGGTTTTCCTGACGGGGCCCTTGAAGATTTCAAGCGGGACTTCAACCGCTACCTCGGCTTTGCGTTTGAGGATATTGCCAAGCAGTTTTTAATCGAGCTGAACAGGATTGGACAGTTGCCGTTTAAGTTTACGAAAATCGGAAGGTGGTGGCACAGGGGCGAGGAAATCGATTTGGTTGCCTTGAACGAGCGGGAGAGGAAGGCCCTGTTTGTCGAGGTTAAATGGAAAGATTTGAGTGAACGGGAAGCGAGGGGAATCCTGAAGGACCTTGAGAGAAAAGCCAAGGTCGCGGGATTCGAAAGTTGGGAGGAGCTTTACGGCCTCATCGCGAGGGACGTTGAGGGAAAGGAGGAGCTGAGGGAGGAAGACTATCTCGTCTGGGACTTGGAGGACTTCCTCTGA
- a CDS encoding HD family hydrolase: MLDLLIELGNLKRLPRTGWLLRGVPNPESVAEHSYRVALITLFLADELKAKGVEIDVEKALKIALLHDVGEARITDIPKTAQYYLDKGKAEKKAVMELLLSSPKPKEYFRLWREYEEETSTEGRLVKFADRLEMLIQAYEYEKAGFRNLDEFWGTLEKLRESEFYSHFRELVEGLVEMREKLYRG, encoded by the coding sequence ATGCTCGACCTCCTAATCGAACTTGGCAACCTCAAGAGGCTCCCGAGGACGGGCTGGCTACTCAGGGGTGTTCCAAACCCGGAGAGCGTGGCCGAGCACAGCTATCGCGTGGCACTAATAACGCTTTTCCTCGCGGACGAGCTGAAGGCAAAAGGGGTCGAAATCGACGTCGAGAAAGCCCTGAAGATAGCGCTCCTCCACGACGTCGGAGAGGCGAGGATAACTGACATACCGAAGACGGCCCAGTACTACCTCGACAAGGGCAAGGCCGAGAAGAAAGCTGTCATGGAGCTTCTGCTTTCATCGCCAAAGCCGAAGGAGTACTTCAGGCTCTGGCGCGAGTATGAAGAGGAGACGAGCACAGAAGGGAGACTCGTGAAGTTCGCCGACAGGCTGGAGATGCTGATTCAAGCTTATGAGTACGAGAAGGCCGGCTTCAGGAACCTCGACGAGTTCTGGGGAACCCTCGAAAAGCTCCGCGAGAGCGAGTTCTACTCCCATTTCCGGGAGCTCGTTGAGGGACTCGTTGAGATGCGGGAGAAGTTGTATCGTGGTTAG
- a CDS encoding GTP-binding protein yields the protein MRRVKLGHHYYYVVTPDDLNGKLRGKNVVLEGEIEDKPVIEFLPMELPSWRTTFKIHGIRVDFAGSPCIGKGDTVKVYGRFLGDAIIATAIETERALFTTEE from the coding sequence ATGAGGCGCGTCAAGCTCGGTCATCACTATTACTACGTTGTCACGCCCGATGACCTTAACGGGAAGCTGAGAGGCAAAAACGTCGTCCTCGAAGGCGAGATAGAGGACAAGCCCGTCATCGAGTTCCTGCCGATGGAACTGCCGAGCTGGAGGACGACCTTTAAAATCCACGGGATAAGGGTTGACTTCGCGGGAAGTCCCTGCATAGGCAAGGGCGACACCGTTAAGGTCTACGGTCGCTTCCTCGGCGATGCAATCATCGCAACCGCCATCGAGACAGAGAGGGCCCTCTTCACGACGGAGGAGTGA
- a CDS encoding Era-like GTP-binding protein, whose amino-acid sequence MIKVAIIGAENVGKSTLMNALVGGKVSEVEDLPGTTKGLVRKRFGKLKIPKGMKNPFGGADEFVLIDTAGLFDPRLELRGKVLSEEKFKELIDEIVSADIIIHMVDATVGLHRGMEKLHHMLKMRYDKPIIVVINKIDLVPRERVEELREIIKKRLEQEPLALSLVTYEGFNELLERIAHMAMYV is encoded by the coding sequence ATGATAAAGGTTGCGATAATCGGTGCCGAAAACGTCGGCAAATCAACCCTCATGAACGCACTCGTGGGCGGAAAGGTGAGCGAGGTGGAGGATTTACCCGGAACGACGAAGGGGCTCGTGAGGAAGCGCTTTGGAAAGCTGAAGATACCCAAGGGCATGAAGAACCCCTTCGGAGGAGCAGATGAGTTCGTGCTCATAGACACGGCAGGGCTCTTCGACCCGAGGCTCGAGCTCCGCGGGAAGGTTCTCAGCGAGGAGAAGTTCAAAGAGCTCATAGACGAGATAGTCTCGGCGGACATAATAATTCACATGGTCGACGCAACCGTCGGCCTGCACAGGGGAATGGAGAAGCTCCACCACATGCTCAAGATGCGCTACGACAAGCCGATAATCGTTGTCATCAACAAGATTGACCTCGTTCCGAGGGAGCGAGTGGAGGAGTTGAGAGAAATCATAAAGAAGAGGCTGGAGCAGGAGCCACTGGCGTTATCGCTGGTTACCTACGAGGGCTTCAACGAGCTCCTTGAAAGGATTGCCCACATGGCGATGTACGTCTAA
- a CDS encoding secondary thiamine-phosphate synthase enzyme YjbQ yields MLYEISIETKERCQVVDITEEVQRLVYRSKVKHGVAVVFTHHTTTGLFINEYEPGLIEDIKAKMAELVPREGSYAHDRIDRNAHAHIKASIFLNPEVVVPIDQAELHLGTWQRILFVELDGPRHRKVYVMICPCPEMPEE; encoded by the coding sequence ATGCTGTACGAGATAAGTATCGAGACGAAGGAGCGCTGTCAGGTTGTTGACATAACCGAGGAAGTTCAGAGGCTCGTTTATCGCTCCAAGGTGAAGCACGGAGTAGCGGTTGTCTTCACCCACCACACGACGACGGGCCTCTTCATAAACGAGTACGAGCCGGGCTTAATCGAGGACATCAAGGCCAAGATGGCCGAGCTCGTGCCGAGGGAAGGTTCCTACGCCCACGACAGGATTGACAGGAACGCGCACGCGCACATAAAGGCGAGCATCTTCCTCAACCCCGAGGTTGTCGTTCCCATAGACCAGGCTGAGCTCCACCTCGGAACCTGGCAGAGGATTCTCTTCGTCGAGCTCGACGGGCCGAGGCACAGGAAGGTCTACGTTATGATATGCCCCTGCCCCGAGATGCCGGAGGAGTGA
- a CDS encoding prenyltransferase has translation MLVVEVLESAGEIPDPYVKAVTYARIGEELARKGHPLYKRAFLSAFESLTSIEDPFKMLKALLSIGVSLGRARIKAYRKVFARVFSESRDLSPPQRDELLKTASLALLSLGDVGEAITFALDISNDKLRQSTLVSLVRGISRSLEVNPIKTAYRLRKIRLALEYITDEPYRSKALLELSKALVALGSYEGAFSAIREMGSREWARQAFKELAFRLSELGVIERYVDSFTALTEELSEKFGENFIAELSTALALAGRGELAVHLLRKLGDESLFERVALDLLDKNPSAIGDFLSALNEGESSRVGKVLMNRILEEPTPEKREIVNTIARFARSEEVWAKVARFYILTGDVESARRIGLALQSPRLRSVVMADVAHHYLKRGDVERAIDTALEVRDRRFASLLMSEILIKALHEELKGLENGKAQVAGGKAGKPA, from the coding sequence ATGCTCGTCGTCGAGGTGCTCGAATCAGCGGGGGAGATTCCGGACCCCTACGTCAAGGCCGTCACCTATGCAAGAATAGGCGAGGAGCTCGCGAGAAAGGGCCATCCCCTCTACAAGCGCGCCTTTCTCAGCGCCTTTGAGTCGCTGACTTCGATAGAGGACCCCTTCAAAATGCTCAAGGCCCTGCTCTCAATCGGTGTCTCCCTGGGCAGGGCGAGGATTAAGGCATATCGGAAGGTATTCGCAAGGGTCTTCTCGGAGTCCCGGGATTTAAGCCCTCCCCAGCGGGACGAACTCCTTAAAACGGCCTCCCTGGCACTCCTAAGCCTCGGTGATGTTGGGGAAGCGATAACCTTCGCCCTCGATATATCCAACGATAAGCTCAGGCAGTCAACGCTCGTTTCCCTCGTCAGGGGAATCTCGCGCTCCCTTGAGGTGAACCCGATTAAGACTGCCTACAGGCTCAGGAAGATACGGCTGGCCCTTGAGTACATCACCGACGAGCCCTATCGCTCGAAGGCACTCCTTGAGCTCTCAAAGGCGCTCGTTGCCCTTGGCAGTTACGAGGGGGCCTTTTCAGCCATCAGGGAGATGGGTTCCCGCGAGTGGGCCAGGCAGGCCTTCAAGGAGCTTGCCTTCAGGTTGAGCGAGCTCGGCGTCATAGAGCGGTACGTTGACTCCTTTACCGCCCTCACGGAGGAGCTATCCGAGAAGTTCGGTGAAAACTTCATAGCTGAGCTTTCAACGGCCCTCGCCCTCGCCGGCAGGGGAGAGCTTGCCGTTCACCTGCTCCGGAAGCTCGGCGATGAAAGCCTCTTTGAGCGCGTTGCCCTCGACCTCCTCGACAAGAACCCCTCTGCCATTGGGGATTTCCTGAGCGCCCTGAACGAGGGTGAATCCTCAAGGGTTGGCAAGGTCTTGATGAACCGCATCCTTGAGGAGCCGACGCCGGAAAAGAGGGAGATAGTGAACACGATAGCCCGCTTCGCCCGCTCCGAGGAGGTCTGGGCGAAGGTGGCGCGCTTTTACATCCTCACGGGCGACGTTGAGTCTGCGAGGAGGATAGGCCTCGCCCTCCAGAGTCCGAGGCTCCGCTCCGTTGTGATGGCCGACGTTGCCCACCACTACCTCAAGCGCGGTGACGTTGAGAGGGCGATAGACACGGCCCTTGAGGTCAGGGATAGGCGTTTTGCCTCACTCCTTATGTCAGAAATCCTCATAAAGGCCCTTCACGAAGAGCTAAAGGGGTTGGAGAATGGAAAGGCTCAGGTCGCTGGTGGGAAGGCGGGAAAACCGGCTTGA
- a CDS encoding TRM11 family methyltransferase produces MYGVILGKNPELGRAEFFSFARRFGLKVKPIEEGENWIVFESKPSIERHFRWLGGSLKLVRIVGEGEEAIKDLEYARLFTVSLYGKNDWRLWRKLGSAIKREFKREGPAKFFKPAKVYSMPAELILKGFPDVKDFVFLFRDDGSFLVGETIKITDPFELKKLDVERPVQRPILSIPPRLARIMVNLTEVRKGLFLDPFCGIGTVLQEFVLQGLPAYGSDRDPERVREARRNIEWLRREFRLKNSARIEVCDARKLKRCFRERFDAIVTEPYLGKPLKRNPGRGEAIKLANELDRLYFSVFESFSDVLKRNGRVVFVFPAYRLRDGSIYRKERRWLTKLGFEVLGRYLDYEERHRLVRDIHVIRKRG; encoded by the coding sequence ATGTATGGAGTAATATTAGGCAAGAATCCAGAGCTGGGAAGGGCTGAGTTCTTCTCGTTCGCGAGACGTTTTGGTCTAAAGGTCAAACCTATTGAGGAAGGAGAAAACTGGATTGTTTTCGAGTCAAAACCTTCAATAGAGAGGCACTTCCGCTGGCTTGGAGGGTCGCTCAAGCTTGTGAGAATCGTTGGAGAAGGAGAGGAAGCGATAAAGGACCTCGAATACGCCAGGCTCTTCACTGTCAGCCTCTACGGAAAGAACGACTGGAGGCTCTGGAGAAAGCTGGGGAGCGCGATAAAGAGGGAGTTCAAGAGGGAAGGCCCTGCCAAGTTCTTCAAGCCCGCTAAAGTCTACTCCATGCCGGCCGAGCTGATTCTGAAGGGATTTCCCGATGTCAAGGACTTTGTCTTTCTCTTTCGCGACGACGGGAGCTTTTTGGTGGGCGAGACGATTAAAATCACCGACCCCTTTGAGCTGAAGAAGCTCGACGTCGAGAGACCCGTTCAGAGGCCAATCCTCTCGATTCCGCCGAGGCTGGCAAGGATAATGGTGAACCTCACGGAGGTAAGGAAGGGCCTCTTCCTCGACCCCTTCTGCGGCATCGGAACGGTCCTTCAGGAGTTCGTCCTCCAGGGGTTGCCCGCTTACGGGAGCGACAGAGACCCTGAAAGGGTGAGGGAAGCGAGGCGGAACATCGAGTGGCTCAGGCGAGAGTTCAGGCTCAAGAACTCGGCGAGGATAGAGGTCTGCGACGCGAGGAAGCTGAAGCGCTGTTTCCGCGAGCGTTTTGACGCGATAGTTACCGAGCCCTACCTCGGGAAGCCCTTAAAGAGGAACCCTGGCAGGGGCGAGGCGATAAAGCTCGCCAACGAGCTGGACAGGCTCTACTTTTCGGTCTTCGAGAGCTTTAGCGATGTGCTCAAGAGGAACGGGAGGGTCGTCTTCGTCTTCCCCGCCTACAGGCTGAGGGACGGGAGCATCTACCGGAAGGAGAGGAGATGGTTAACCAAACTCGGCTTCGAGGTTCTGGGGAGGTACCTTGACTACGAGGAGAGGCACAGACTCGTCAGAGACATTCACGTAATAAGAAAAAGAGGTTAA
- a CDS encoding MFS transporter → MDKRWSTVLINTALLASGFGTMHMLEKFKGAVLAHYGITEAMMSYQQTAYVVGLFVAFLLGGTSLFKGSFKRSVALIVSFAAIPQFLIPFMPNWWGVVALRFFQGFIVALIAVFSNQIGRLFVAERPFAKGVILSGIFWGGIYGINLAKWASSAYSGWEAVKVAFIVSAVVMYVMLAIWWLFIEDFEIPKEKRSSKTNVWKMPFTWVFGFTFFPALWIIFTLGSFTLHNVKFSDAQVANLVMTLEVSMGLWSIIMGYLGYRLSVKNTSNRGLFKAIVSVMTLSYAVTFLGIFIVWKAISANDYTLALLGIAITGIVQGTGPAFWTTAPAAYPKEIYPEASFALGLISNSANAVAPNVMFVLVHSVTTGMIIYLGMALLGIVLLLVSSRMKLPVEELS, encoded by the coding sequence ATGGACAAGAGGTGGTCAACGGTATTGATTAACACCGCTCTCCTTGCTTCAGGTTTTGGAACGATGCACATGCTCGAGAAGTTCAAGGGTGCTGTTTTGGCCCACTATGGAATCACGGAGGCAATGATGAGCTATCAGCAGACCGCTTACGTTGTCGGTCTCTTCGTTGCGTTCCTCCTCGGCGGAACAAGTCTGTTCAAGGGCTCTTTCAAGAGGAGCGTGGCTTTAATCGTCAGCTTCGCCGCGATTCCGCAGTTCCTGATTCCATTCATGCCCAACTGGTGGGGGGTCGTTGCGCTCCGCTTCTTCCAGGGCTTCATCGTCGCTCTCATAGCGGTCTTCAGCAACCAGATTGGAAGACTCTTCGTGGCCGAGAGGCCATTCGCCAAGGGTGTAATCCTCTCTGGAATCTTCTGGGGTGGAATCTACGGCATAAACCTGGCCAAGTGGGCTTCAAGCGCTTACTCGGGCTGGGAAGCTGTAAAGGTCGCGTTTATAGTTTCCGCAGTTGTAATGTATGTCATGCTTGCAATCTGGTGGCTCTTCATCGAGGACTTTGAGATTCCCAAGGAGAAGCGCTCGTCCAAGACCAACGTCTGGAAGATGCCCTTCACATGGGTCTTCGGTTTCACCTTCTTCCCGGCCCTGTGGATTATCTTCACCCTCGGTTCGTTTACGCTCCACAACGTTAAGTTCAGCGACGCCCAGGTGGCTAACCTCGTCATGACCCTTGAGGTCTCGATGGGCCTCTGGTCGATAATCATGGGTTACCTTGGCTACCGCCTCTCGGTTAAGAACACCAGCAACCGCGGTCTCTTCAAGGCCATCGTCAGCGTCATGACGCTCTCCTACGCCGTGACCTTCCTTGGAATCTTCATCGTCTGGAAGGCGATAAGCGCAAACGACTACACGCTGGCACTCCTTGGAATAGCGATAACCGGAATCGTCCAGGGAACGGGTCCGGCCTTCTGGACCACAGCCCCAGCCGCTTACCCCAAGGAAATCTACCCCGAGGCCAGCTTTGCTCTGGGACTCATCTCGAACTCAGCGAACGCGGTCGCTCCGAACGTCATGTTCGTCCTCGTGCACAGCGTCACGACGGGTATGATAATATACCTCGGCATGGCCCTGCTCGGAATAGTACTCCTGCTAGTCTCAAGCAGGATGAAGCTCCCCGTCGAGGAGCTCTCTTAA
- a CDS encoding TMEM165/GDT1 family protein encodes MENILTVFLAIFLAELGDKTQLTTIAFASKYGWKTAFIGAILGLAAVNLIGALLGDAIGDVLPMDLIQRGAGVLFIVFGVLMLLGKL; translated from the coding sequence ATGGAGAACATCCTCACCGTCTTCCTTGCAATCTTTTTGGCCGAGCTCGGGGACAAGACACAGCTGACCACTATAGCCTTCGCCTCGAAGTACGGCTGGAAAACGGCTTTTATCGGTGCAATCCTCGGGCTCGCGGCCGTTAATCTCATCGGTGCCCTACTGGGCGATGCCATCGGGGACGTTCTCCCGATGGACCTTATACAAAGGGGCGCCGGGGTCCTCTTCATCGTCTTCGGCGTCCTGATGTTGCTTGGAAAGCTTTAG
- a CDS encoding pyridoxal phosphate-dependent aminotransferase, with product MRYKKRKYFLAGRINIIQRSKIRELFEKASKMENVISLGIGEPDFDTPEVIKDAAKRALDEGYTHYTPNAGIPEFREAIAEYYKDFYKVDVDIDNILVTAGAYEATYLAFQSILEQGDDVIIPDPAFVCYVEDAKIAEAGIIRIPLREEYKFRLNPDELVEAITKRTRMIVINYPNNPTGAVMKKSVVKAIADIAQDYNIYILSDEPYEHFLYEGAKHYPMIKYAPDNTILANSFSKTFAMTGWRLGFAIAPKQVIRDMIKLHAYVVGNVTSFVQIAGITALRDKRSWEAVERMRQVYDERRKLVLKYLNDMPHIQPFKPKGAFYVWVKIDPELDMTSEDFADWLLDNARVVVIPGTAFGKQGEGWVRISYATEKDKLIEAMERMKSALSKL from the coding sequence ATGCGCTACAAGAAAAGAAAATACTTCCTGGCAGGAAGGATAAACATAATCCAGCGCTCGAAGATTAGGGAGCTCTTCGAGAAGGCCTCGAAGATGGAAAACGTTATCTCCCTTGGAATCGGCGAGCCCGATTTCGACACGCCCGAGGTGATTAAGGACGCCGCGAAGAGGGCCCTCGACGAGGGCTACACGCACTACACGCCCAACGCTGGCATTCCCGAGTTTAGGGAAGCCATAGCGGAATACTACAAGGACTTCTACAAGGTTGATGTTGATATTGACAACATCCTCGTCACCGCTGGCGCTTACGAGGCTACTTACCTGGCATTCCAGAGCATCCTCGAGCAGGGTGATGACGTTATTATCCCGGACCCGGCCTTCGTCTGTTACGTTGAAGACGCCAAGATAGCCGAGGCCGGAATCATCAGGATTCCCCTCCGCGAGGAGTACAAGTTCCGCCTCAACCCTGATGAGCTCGTCGAGGCGATAACGAAGAGGACGAGGATGATTGTCATCAACTACCCAAACAACCCGACCGGAGCCGTTATGAAGAAGTCCGTCGTCAAGGCCATAGCAGATATAGCCCAGGACTACAACATCTACATTCTCAGCGACGAGCCCTACGAGCACTTCCTCTACGAGGGGGCGAAGCACTACCCGATGATTAAGTACGCCCCTGACAACACGATTCTGGCCAACTCCTTCTCGAAGACCTTCGCCATGACCGGCTGGCGCCTTGGCTTCGCCATCGCTCCCAAGCAGGTCATCAGGGATATGATTAAGCTCCATGCCTACGTCGTCGGCAACGTTACGTCCTTCGTCCAGATTGCGGGCATAACTGCTCTCCGCGACAAGAGGAGCTGGGAAGCCGTTGAGAGGATGAGGCAGGTCTACGACGAGAGAAGGAAGCTCGTCCTCAAGTACCTCAACGACATGCCCCACATTCAGCCCTTCAAGCCCAAAGGAGCATTCTACGTCTGGGTCAAGATTGACCCCGAGCTTGACATGACGAGCGAGGACTTCGCGGACTGGCTCCTTGACAACGCGCGCGTCGTCGTCATTCCTGGAACGGCGTTCGGAAAGCAGGGGGAGGGCTGGGTCAGGATAAGCTATGCGACCGAGAAGGACAAGCTCATCGAGGCTATGGAGCGGATGAAGTCCGCGCTCTCCAAGCTGTGA
- the cgi121 gene encoding KEOPS complex subunit Cgi121, with amino-acid sequence MISVTNGVFITRVSVRNVEDVLPYLGKSVQLVNTDCWKAVAFASILVLRAFERGTNHAKTPGGELLLRLAGTLQIKDAIRQVGAKPGENFLVVFGSEDDARRVLDELGLEELPIGECPEEIAKTFFEKSALVEVL; translated from the coding sequence GTGATTAGCGTAACAAATGGAGTCTTCATAACGCGAGTCTCGGTTCGAAACGTTGAAGATGTTCTGCCTTACCTCGGGAAAAGCGTTCAGCTGGTCAACACGGACTGTTGGAAGGCCGTTGCCTTTGCCTCAATACTCGTCCTGAGGGCCTTTGAGCGGGGAACCAACCACGCGAAGACCCCTGGTGGGGAACTGCTACTCCGTCTTGCCGGAACGCTTCAGATTAAGGATGCAATTAGGCAGGTCGGTGCAAAGCCGGGAGAGAACTTCCTGGTGGTCTTCGGGAGTGAGGATGATGCGAGAAGGGTCCTTGATGAACTTGGGTTGGAAGAGCTTCCCATCGGTGAATGTCCCGAGGAGATTGCGAAAACTTTTTTTGAAAAATCCGCACTTGTCGAAGTTTTGTAG
- a CDS encoding ribbon-helix-helix domain-containing protein: MSRMRIISVQLPQGLINAMDQLVKKGVYPNRSEIIREAIRELLKKELYRLETENRSTPDYIIK; this comes from the coding sequence ATGAGCAGGATGAGAATCATAAGTGTTCAGCTCCCGCAGGGCCTCATAAACGCGATGGACCAGCTTGTTAAGAAGGGTGTTTACCCAAACAGAAGTGAAATCATTCGCGAGGCCATACGCGAGCTTCTGAAAAAGGAGCTTTACCGCCTTGAGACGGAGAATCGCTCAACGCCCGACTACATCATAAAATAA
- the ftsZ gene encoding cell division protein FtsZ has protein sequence MVFKLLEQAGIKIDLDDEPKKPKMEENLMEDDDDLIKIVIVGVGGSGNNTITRLYELGVQGAELIAMNTDAQALKHAKAHKKLLLGKEITQGKGSGGDPEIGYRAAEASAHEIAETIGDADLVFITAGMGNGTGTGAAPVVARVIKERARHNGRFREPLVVSVVTFPFKNEGKLRIEKAKAGIKALLYYSDTVVIIENDKLLQLVPKLPINAAFRFADEIIARMVKGITETIKLPSMVNIDFADVYSVMKNGGAALIGIGESDSSNRAVDAVKNALQNKLLDVEYGSGEKALVHFTVGPDVSLGEINEAMNVVYEKLGEKSEIKWGARIDEDMGKMVRAMVIMTGVKSPHIIGGETALQLAPKESLLPAKPKKTFESFEDKLYKTIARREEPKEGLPSYVSRVLDDFEDLS, from the coding sequence ATGGTGTTTAAACTGCTTGAGCAGGCGGGAATAAAGATAGACCTCGACGACGAGCCAAAGAAGCCAAAGATGGAAGAGAACCTCATGGAGGATGACGACGACCTGATAAAGATTGTCATTGTTGGTGTTGGTGGCTCCGGTAACAATACCATAACGCGCCTGTACGAGCTCGGTGTCCAGGGTGCCGAGTTGATAGCGATGAACACCGACGCGCAGGCGCTGAAGCACGCGAAGGCCCATAAAAAACTCCTCCTCGGTAAGGAGATAACCCAGGGTAAGGGCTCTGGTGGAGACCCAGAGATAGGCTACCGCGCCGCCGAGGCGAGCGCCCACGAGATTGCCGAGACCATCGGCGACGCTGACCTCGTCTTCATAACCGCCGGAATGGGCAACGGAACCGGAACCGGTGCAGCACCTGTTGTGGCGAGGGTCATCAAGGAGCGCGCCAGGCACAACGGTAGGTTTAGAGAGCCCCTCGTTGTGAGCGTTGTAACCTTCCCGTTCAAGAACGAGGGTAAGCTGAGGATTGAGAAGGCCAAGGCGGGAATAAAGGCGCTCCTCTACTACTCGGACACCGTTGTAATAATCGAGAACGACAAGCTCCTCCAGCTCGTTCCGAAACTCCCAATAAATGCAGCATTCCGCTTCGCGGACGAGATAATAGCCAGAATGGTCAAGGGGATAACCGAGACTATTAAGCTCCCGTCGATGGTGAACATCGACTTCGCGGACGTTTACAGTGTCATGAAGAACGGTGGAGCGGCTTTGATTGGAATAGGCGAGAGCGATTCGAGCAACAGGGCCGTCGATGCCGTCAAGAACGCCCTCCAGAACAAGCTCCTCGACGTCGAGTACGGGAGCGGTGAGAAGGCCCTCGTCCACTTCACCGTCGGCCCGGACGTCAGCCTCGGCGAGATTAACGAGGCAATGAACGTCGTCTACGAGAAGCTCGGTGAGAAGAGCGAAATCAAGTGGGGTGCAAGGATTGACGAGGACATGGGCAAGATGGTCAGGGCCATGGTGATAATGACCGGCGTCAAAAGCCCGCACATCATAGGAGGCGAAACCGCACTTCAGCTCGCCCCGAAGGAGTCCCTCCTGCCCGCAAAGCCCAAGAAGACCTTCGAGTCCTTCGAGGACAAGCTCTACAAGACGATAGCCAGGAGGGAAGAACCGAAGGAAGGACTTCCGTCCTACGTGAGCAGGGTCCTTGATGACTTTGAGGACCTTTCCTGA